One Leptolyngbya sp. NIES-2104 genomic window carries:
- a CDS encoding DedA family protein — protein MLAHPTDIVSSLSYLGIFLLIFLLPAPQEIVLPLAGFLAAQGKLNFIGAVAAGVVGSTVGALPWYWAGRYFGEARLLRWAERDRRWIKLSIRDVRKAQKWFDASGSRAILLSQFIPIVRTLIAVPAGISRMNLGLFLLCLIVSAIIWQGLLAYAGYLLGGQYGQVNQYANSIRVGVLVLIGFAIVWFVKRRG, from the coding sequence ATGCTGGCACATCCGACGGATATTGTAAGCTCTTTGAGCTATTTGGGAATCTTTTTGCTGATCTTTTTACTTCCAGCCCCGCAAGAGATTGTTTTACCATTAGCTGGATTTCTAGCCGCCCAAGGTAAACTCAATTTTATCGGTGCAGTCGCTGCTGGAGTCGTCGGCAGTACGGTTGGGGCGCTGCCTTGGTACTGGGCAGGACGCTATTTTGGAGAAGCGCGACTGCTGCGATGGGCAGAGCGCGATCGCCGTTGGATCAAGCTATCGATTCGCGATGTCCGGAAAGCGCAGAAATGGTTTGATGCGTCTGGCAGCAGAGCCATCTTGTTGAGTCAATTTATTCCGATCGTGCGAACCTTGATCGCGGTTCCTGCGGGAATCAGCCGCATGAATTTGGGATTGTTCTTGCTGTGTTTGATTGTGAGCGCGATCATATGGCAAGGATTGTTAGCGTATGCGGGGTATCTGCTCGGTGGTCAATATGGACAAGTCAATCAGTATGCGAATTCTATTCGGGTCGGGGTGTTGGTGCTGATTGGGTTCGCGATCGTTTGGTTTGTGAAGCGTAGAGGTTAG
- a CDS encoding cysteate synthase has protein sequence MPQHYTVKCQLCGAVLEDDGFILECPVKHEAALLLTHYSARRFEPESSREGIFRYHKWLPICHSLRQSSKTVTYQSQKLCDRLSLPNLWIAFNGYWLDKEAMLETTTFKELEAYTVLSRLPQQHQGTLVVSSAGNTAAAFAHVCSQNQVSCLLIVPSQALAKLKLAAPLNPCVRVISLVDADYDDAIQLAQNLAQHESFFLEGGVRNIGRRDGIGTTLLNAIETIGQLPDYYFQAIGSGAGAIAVHEAAKRLVDQGQFGRKLPQLMLSQNSPFMPIYHAWKSHTRQFPQPEGKEQVKQILATVLSNQRPPYVVKGGVYDALVESQGDMLFSDNSETAEAMQLFQAVEGVEIEPAAGVAFASLIKAVKDDQIDPDAIVLLHITGGRCREYDRRSRYTIEPTLQLVNPGFSTETVLEKLAGLS, from the coding sequence ATGCCTCAGCACTACACCGTCAAATGCCAACTCTGCGGCGCAGTTCTAGAAGATGATGGTTTCATTCTGGAATGTCCAGTCAAGCACGAAGCAGCGCTTTTACTCACTCACTACTCGGCTCGAAGATTTGAGCCAGAATCAAGTCGTGAAGGAATCTTCCGATATCATAAATGGCTGCCAATTTGTCACTCGCTGCGTCAATCGAGCAAGACTGTAACTTATCAGAGCCAGAAACTGTGCGATCGCCTAAGCTTGCCAAATCTGTGGATTGCCTTTAACGGGTATTGGCTAGACAAAGAAGCAATGCTAGAAACGACCACATTTAAAGAGCTTGAAGCTTATACGGTGTTATCGCGTTTACCCCAGCAGCATCAAGGAACTCTAGTTGTTTCCTCTGCGGGCAATACTGCTGCTGCCTTCGCTCATGTTTGCTCACAGAATCAAGTTTCCTGTTTGCTCATTGTGCCCAGTCAAGCACTCGCGAAGCTTAAGTTGGCGGCTCCGCTGAATCCGTGTGTTCGCGTCATTTCCTTGGTGGATGCGGACTATGATGATGCCATTCAGCTTGCACAGAACCTGGCTCAACACGAATCATTTTTTCTCGAAGGCGGTGTGAGAAACATCGGGCGGCGGGATGGCATTGGGACAACTTTATTAAATGCGATCGAGACAATCGGACAGTTGCCCGACTATTATTTCCAGGCGATCGGCAGTGGAGCAGGCGCGATTGCCGTGCATGAAGCCGCAAAGCGATTAGTCGATCAAGGGCAGTTTGGGCGGAAGCTCCCGCAATTGATGTTAAGCCAGAATTCTCCGTTTATGCCGATTTATCACGCCTGGAAGTCTCACACTCGACAGTTTCCGCAACCGGAGGGAAAAGAGCAAGTGAAGCAGATTTTAGCAACGGTACTTTCAAATCAGCGTCCGCCTTATGTGGTTAAAGGTGGAGTTTATGATGCCTTAGTTGAGAGTCAAGGCGATATGCTATTTTCTGACAATTCAGAGACTGCTGAAGCGATGCAACTGTTTCAAGCGGTGGAAGGGGTCGAAATCGAGCCAGCAGCAGGTGTTGCGTTTGCGAGTTTGATCAAGGCAGTCAAAGATGATCAAATTGATCCTGACGCGATCGTGCTACTACATATTACTGGGGGTCGATGTCGAGAATACGATCGTCGCTCACGCTATACAATAGAACCGACACTTCAGCTTGTTAACCCTGGATTCTCGACAGAAACCGTTTTAGAAAAGCTGGCGGGACTGTCCTAG
- a CDS encoding glycosyltransferase, translated as MKSNLSMIDQASTEASRVITEVSVILPVYNEQTCIEKTFDAVLEYSRSHPTYHFLFVNDGSSDWTKPFLQSKINAAGRKEIQLLSYDFHAGKGYAIKRGLVHTYGDYVCYVDSDLAYSLDHLELLIVELQQFDIVIGCRRRVGEKRLSFSRRIAGRVFNLLSRGLLDLPYRDMQAGLKGFRRHSAKALFLKQTMNGFSFDVELIYIARKFGYSITEIPAIVSNEHQRKRSQVNLLSDSLAMLFDLLTIRFNDRRGKYD; from the coding sequence ATGAAAAGCAATCTGAGTATGATCGATCAAGCTTCAACCGAAGCAAGTCGTGTGATCACCGAAGTTTCAGTAATTCTGCCCGTCTACAATGAGCAGACTTGCATTGAAAAGACATTTGATGCAGTTTTAGAATATTCGCGATCGCATCCCACCTATCATTTTCTGTTTGTGAATGATGGTTCAAGTGATTGGACAAAGCCATTTTTGCAGTCAAAGATCAACGCAGCCGGGAGGAAAGAAATTCAACTGCTCTCTTATGACTTCCATGCTGGAAAAGGGTATGCGATCAAGCGCGGACTCGTACACACTTATGGGGATTATGTTTGCTATGTCGATAGTGATTTAGCCTATTCGCTTGATCACTTAGAATTACTGATTGTAGAGTTACAACAGTTTGATATCGTCATCGGCTGTCGTCGTAGGGTTGGCGAGAAGAGACTCAGCTTTAGTCGTAGGATTGCAGGAAGAGTTTTCAATCTACTATCGAGAGGATTGCTCGATTTGCCTTATCGAGATATGCAAGCTGGACTCAAAGGATTTCGGCGACACTCAGCGAAGGCACTGTTCTTAAAGCAGACCATGAACGGGTTTTCGTTCGATGTTGAACTTATTTACATTGCAAGAAAATTTGGCTACTCGATCACAGAGATTCCTGCGATCGTATCGAATGAGCATCAGCGAAAACGCTCTCAGGTGAATTTGTTGTCAGATTCCTTGGCGATGCTGTTCGACCTTCTAACAATTCGATTCAACGATCGACGTGGAAAATACGACTGA
- the hpnI gene encoding bacteriohopanetetrol glucosamine biosynthesis glycosyltransferase HpnI, protein MTDLSRSLIAPSHLLWSSIEFWLLSFLFILCIAAVWFYCYATYAAVKLFFKPTTIDKTFHPAISILKPICGCDHATYQNLASFCQQDYPEYQIIFGIRDSTDPSLRIVQQLVQDFPEVDIEIVVSDRSTGTNLKVNNLANAVTQAKHNILLLADSDIRVESSYLRHVVQPFKDTSVGVVTCPYRSIAQGWIAKLETLNIATEFQPGVLTSNQLEGMQFAMGSTILIRRHVLEAIGGFYAIADYLADDFQLGYLPAQLSYKVVLSSHIVSHVVTSNTLSDVLHRQTRWMRGIRFSRPWSYMGLIFTYGTVSSCLFLYLTEFSKLGWIVVSLVWTTRFIMAWCVGVKYFADPIAKKLIWLVPLRDILSFLLWCYSFTSNTVEWRGHRFKLIEDGKLISLTSRDSALSVSTFESSNY, encoded by the coding sequence ATGACTGATCTATCTCGATCCTTGATCGCTCCAAGTCATCTTCTCTGGTCTAGCATTGAGTTTTGGTTGCTCTCGTTCCTCTTCATTTTGTGTATTGCAGCAGTTTGGTTTTATTGCTATGCCACTTATGCAGCAGTAAAGTTGTTTTTCAAACCAACGACGATCGACAAAACGTTTCATCCAGCAATTAGTATTCTTAAACCAATCTGCGGCTGTGATCACGCAACCTACCAAAATTTGGCATCATTTTGCCAGCAAGACTATCCAGAGTATCAAATTATCTTTGGTATAAGAGATAGTACTGATCCAAGTCTTAGGATTGTTCAACAACTTGTGCAAGACTTTCCTGAAGTTGACATTGAAATTGTGGTTAGTGATCGCAGTACCGGTACAAATCTCAAAGTGAATAATTTAGCAAATGCAGTAACTCAGGCGAAACATAACATTCTACTGCTGGCTGATAGTGATATTCGAGTTGAATCAAGCTATTTACGTCATGTTGTTCAACCCTTCAAGGATACTTCTGTTGGGGTTGTGACTTGTCCTTACCGCTCGATTGCTCAAGGCTGGATTGCAAAGCTTGAAACCTTGAATATTGCAACAGAGTTTCAGCCTGGAGTCCTAACCAGCAATCAGCTAGAAGGGATGCAATTTGCAATGGGTTCAACCATTCTGATTCGACGGCATGTTCTTGAAGCAATCGGAGGATTTTATGCGATCGCTGATTACCTTGCAGACGATTTTCAACTGGGATATCTGCCTGCTCAGTTGAGCTACAAAGTAGTGCTTTCAAGCCATATCGTGAGTCATGTCGTTACGTCAAATACTTTATCAGATGTACTTCACCGTCAAACTCGTTGGATGCGGGGCATTCGTTTCTCTCGACCTTGGAGCTACATGGGTCTGATTTTCACCTATGGCACTGTCAGCAGTTGCTTATTCTTGTATTTAACTGAATTCTCAAAACTTGGATGGATTGTAGTAAGCCTTGTATGGACAACTCGATTCATTATGGCGTGGTGCGTCGGAGTCAAGTATTTTGCTGATCCGATCGCTAAAAAACTAATATGGCTTGTTCCGCTGCGTGACATTCTCAGTTTTCTGCTTTGGTGTTATAGCTTCACCAGTAATACTGTTGAGTGGCGTGGTCATCGCTTCAAGCTGATAGAAGATGGCAAACTCATTTCACTCACCTCTAGGGATTCCGCGCTTTCAGTCTCTACATTTGAATCTTCCAACTATTGA
- a CDS encoding peptidoglycan-binding protein, with protein MIISNKAKANFLVLGLAATVVSTSMILTSAAQASMAKSNAISKASPTAASQQIPSQNQPLRIGSRGTAVDKLQTALKKDGFYSGAIDGIFGRQTQAAVVKFQQSRKLAVDGVVGTQTRSALSI; from the coding sequence ATGATCATTTCAAACAAAGCGAAAGCCAATTTCCTAGTGCTTGGTCTTGCAGCAACTGTAGTGTCTACTTCAATGATATTGACCAGTGCGGCTCAAGCGTCAATGGCAAAATCGAACGCCATTTCTAAGGCATCTCCTACAGCCGCATCGCAGCAGATTCCAAGCCAGAATCAGCCTCTCAGAATCGGCAGCAGAGGAACGGCTGTGGACAAGCTTCAGACCGCACTTAAAAAGGATGGTTTTTATTCGGGTGCGATCGATGGCATTTTTGGTCGTCAAACTCAAGCTGCTGTCGTCAAATTTCAGCAATCTAGAAAGCTGGCGGTGGATGGAGTCGTGGGTACACAAACTCGATCGGCTTTATCAATCTAA
- a CDS encoding LptF/LptG family permease, whose product MPSGFNFSQPSFRLKSRLPFHLSVLDRYIASQLASPFLFGVAAFSSILVSVGALFDLIRKMTDAGLPLSIAFKVFFFQVPEFISLSFPMATLLSTLMVYSRLSTDSELIALRSAGISVYRLIAPAIVLSLFVSALTFGFNESIVPAAKYQASLTLDSALKQDKPTFQQNNIVYQQYRDAKQSDGSRTQALERIFYAKQFDGKQMRNLTVLDFSQDGVNQIVTANRATWNANSNAWDFFNGTIYVVAADGSYRNILKFEQQQIQLSRTPLDLASRQPDEGEMNIQQIQDYLKLVLQSGDEKLATKLRLRIQQKIAFPFICLVFGLTGATLGTRPRRGGKGTSFAISIVIIFVYYLLSFVCDSFGQLEILSPISGAWLPTIAGLLAGTFLLWRSGK is encoded by the coding sequence ATGCCTTCTGGGTTCAATTTTTCTCAACCCTCATTTCGGCTCAAGTCCAGATTGCCGTTTCATTTATCGGTACTCGATCGCTATATTGCATCTCAGTTAGCAAGTCCCTTTCTGTTTGGTGTTGCCGCATTTTCCTCAATCTTGGTATCAGTTGGCGCACTCTTTGACTTGATTCGTAAGATGACCGATGCGGGACTGCCGTTATCGATTGCATTCAAAGTTTTTTTCTTTCAAGTCCCAGAGTTCATCAGTCTGTCATTTCCAATGGCAACTTTACTTTCTACGCTGATGGTATACAGCCGCCTTTCGACAGACAGCGAACTCATTGCGCTACGAAGTGCAGGAATCAGCGTTTACCGATTAATTGCGCCTGCGATCGTGCTGAGCTTGTTTGTATCGGCACTAACATTTGGTTTTAACGAATCGATCGTTCCTGCGGCTAAATATCAAGCCTCTCTTACACTTGATAGTGCCCTGAAACAGGATAAGCCTACGTTTCAGCAGAACAATATCGTTTATCAACAGTATCGAGATGCAAAGCAATCTGACGGTTCTAGAACACAAGCACTAGAACGGATTTTCTATGCTAAACAATTCGATGGCAAACAAATGAGAAACTTGACGGTCTTAGATTTCTCTCAAGATGGAGTCAATCAGATTGTGACTGCGAATCGCGCCACATGGAACGCAAATTCCAACGCTTGGGACTTCTTCAATGGCACAATTTACGTTGTTGCAGCCGATGGCTCTTACCGCAATATCCTCAAGTTCGAGCAGCAACAAATTCAGCTTTCTCGAACGCCTTTGGATCTGGCAAGCCGTCAACCCGATGAGGGTGAGATGAATATTCAACAGATTCAAGACTATCTCAAACTGGTTCTGCAAAGCGGAGACGAGAAGCTTGCGACAAAGTTACGACTGCGGATTCAGCAAAAAATAGCGTTTCCCTTTATCTGCTTAGTATTTGGGCTAACAGGCGCAACACTGGGAACTCGTCCCCGACGCGGCGGCAAAGGTACGAGTTTTGCGATTAGTATTGTGATTATTTTTGTTTATTATTTACTGTCTTTTGTGTGTGATTCGTTTGGACAGCTTGAGATTCTATCTCCAATTAGTGGTGCTTGGTTGCCAACGATCGCTGGATTACTAGCAGGAACATTTTTACTATGGCGGTCAGGAAAGTAA
- a CDS encoding IS5 family transposase, producing the protein MTRKAYPTDVSDDEWAFVAPYLTLMIEDAPQRDHSLREVFNGLRWMVRAGSSWRLMPHDLPPWHTVYQQTQRWIKAGVFEEIVHDLRELLRLLSGRNAQPSAMILDSRTLQSTVESGERAGYDGGKRKKGSKVHLAVDTLGYLLTLVVTPANEQDRHQVEALAQQVQEVTGESVEVAFVDQGYTGEQPAEDAQAQGIRLEVVKLPEARRGFVLLPRRWVVERSFGWMSRFRRLARDYERLPETLAGFHLIAFAALMVKRFVEIRFQSA; encoded by the coding sequence ATGACGAGAAAAGCATATCCAACCGATGTTAGCGACGATGAGTGGGCATTTGTCGCGCCGTATTTGACCCTGATGATCGAGGATGCACCGCAACGCGACCATAGCTTGAGAGAAGTGTTCAATGGACTGCGCTGGATGGTTCGAGCGGGAAGTAGTTGGCGACTGATGCCGCACGACTTACCACCGTGGCACACGGTCTATCAGCAAACCCAGCGCTGGATTAAAGCTGGGGTGTTTGAGGAGATTGTCCATGACTTACGTGAGTTGCTGCGATTGTTGAGTGGGCGCAATGCTCAACCGAGCGCCATGATTCTCGACAGTCGCACCTTGCAATCGACCGTGGAAAGCGGAGAGCGAGCGGGTTACGACGGCGGCAAGCGTAAAAAAGGCAGCAAAGTGCATTTGGCAGTCGATACCTTGGGCTATCTGCTCACCTTGGTCGTCACTCCTGCCAATGAACAAGACCGCCACCAGGTCGAAGCCTTGGCACAACAGGTACAGGAAGTGACTGGGGAATCGGTCGAAGTGGCGTTTGTAGACCAAGGCTACACCGGAGAACAACCTGCCGAGGATGCTCAAGCTCAGGGCATTCGATTGGAAGTCGTCAAACTGCCCGAAGCTCGCAGAGGATTTGTTCTTCTGCCGCGTCGCTGGGTGGTAGAGCGCAGTTTTGGCTGGATGTCGCGCTTTCGTCGATTGGCGCGAGATTACGAGCGCTTACCAGAGACGTTAGCAGGCTTTCACCTGATTGCCTTTGCAGCATTGATGGTCAAACGCTTTGTTGAAATCCGGTTTCAAAGTGCATAA
- a CDS encoding NAD(P)/FAD-dependent oxidoreductase, giving the protein MNNGHYDIIVIGAGLAGCSSAIQLAEHGYRVLLLEQQRYPVHKLCGEFLSIEVIAAFERLGILEAVRQAGAHPIRRTYLTTSTGASFESELPGVALGLSRYQLDLMLFQRSQELGAHCLDGTVVRSVSGDLQQGFVVNTNQGSFTSSLVLGCYGKRSALDRSRPFTQKHSPFVAFKAHYTGLELPGVIELHAFPGGYCGLSQIETGEINVCWIAHERILSSKNRTVPDALLQNSVLAERFESMQCVRRSQHRLSQISFDLKGKFDGDVCMVGDSAGMITPLCGDGMAMALRSAELAIPLVIKFLQQNLSEIDFKRQYEATWNQEFYTRLRLGRLLHESFIHPSLASLSVNLCRTFPALGKKFIQATRGELPNRLTAPNLPVMMETTFGGTFN; this is encoded by the coding sequence ATGAACAACGGACATTACGACATCATCGTAATCGGTGCAGGACTAGCAGGATGTAGTTCAGCAATCCAACTCGCAGAACACGGGTATCGAGTCCTATTGTTGGAACAGCAGCGATATCCAGTGCATAAGCTATGTGGCGAGTTTTTATCGATCGAAGTGATTGCAGCATTCGAGCGGCTTGGCATCCTTGAAGCAGTTCGCCAAGCTGGAGCGCATCCGATTCGACGAACCTATCTAACCACTTCTACTGGAGCAAGCTTCGAGAGTGAACTACCTGGAGTCGCACTTGGATTGAGCCGTTATCAACTCGACTTGATGCTATTTCAGCGATCGCAGGAATTAGGCGCACATTGTCTAGATGGTACAGTAGTGCGATCAGTTTCTGGCGATTTGCAGCAGGGGTTTGTCGTCAATACAAATCAGGGCAGTTTTACAAGCTCTTTGGTACTGGGATGTTATGGAAAGCGTTCAGCCCTCGATCGAAGTCGCCCTTTCACTCAGAAACATAGCCCTTTTGTTGCCTTCAAAGCACATTACACAGGACTGGAACTCCCTGGTGTAATTGAACTTCATGCCTTTCCAGGTGGCTACTGCGGACTTTCGCAGATTGAAACGGGAGAAATTAATGTCTGCTGGATTGCTCACGAGCGGATTCTAAGCTCAAAAAATCGGACTGTTCCTGATGCTCTCTTACAGAACTCTGTCCTTGCAGAACGGTTTGAGTCAATGCAATGTGTCAGGCGATCGCAGCATCGACTAAGCCAGATTTCTTTTGATTTGAAGGGAAAGTTTGATGGAGATGTTTGCATGGTTGGGGATTCAGCCGGAATGATCACGCCGCTGTGTGGAGATGGAATGGCAATGGCGCTGCGATCGGCAGAGCTTGCTATCCCTTTAGTCATCAAATTTCTGCAACAGAATCTCAGTGAAATCGATTTCAAGCGCCAGTACGAAGCAACCTGGAATCAAGAATTCTATACCCGCCTACGGCTGGGTCGCTTGCTGCACGAGAGTTTTATTCATCCCAGCTTGGCAAGCTTGAGTGTAAATCTATGTCGTACTTTTCCTGCTCTAGGCAAGAAATTTATCCAAGCAACTCGCGGTGAGTTGCCCAATCGATTGACGGCTCCTAACTTACCCGTGATGATGGAAACGACGTTTGGTGGAACCTTCAACTGA
- a CDS encoding methyltransferase domain-containing protein: MNYPPMPSFQIRTNEDELMDDFSITDTRLTSALEQLRLVNRWLGGYSTTMAAIAPFLRSRVGQTTRILDLGTGIADFPEYIVQWAGAQFPTLDVEIVAVDANPVTVDYARTALKQRLPEAAAAKIQVEVADALALPYADDSFDIAMGAMFLHHFAEVNAIAIVQAMQRVSCHGIVINDLHRHPLAYYGIYALTHLLPASPMMQNDGPLSVLRGFQKSELTAIAEAAGLQNFSLRSYFPFRWLLTTVTA, translated from the coding sequence ATGAACTATCCACCCATGCCTTCCTTTCAGATTCGCACGAACGAAGATGAGTTAATGGATGATTTTTCCATTACGGATACTCGATTAACGAGCGCTTTAGAGCAACTGAGACTGGTCAATCGATGGCTGGGTGGATACAGCACGACGATGGCGGCGATCGCGCCTTTCTTGCGATCGCGCGTTGGACAAACCACCCGGATTTTAGACTTAGGCACGGGGATCGCAGACTTTCCAGAGTACATTGTGCAGTGGGCAGGAGCGCAGTTCCCAACACTGGATGTAGAAATTGTTGCTGTGGATGCAAACCCCGTCACCGTAGACTATGCCCGTACTGCTTTAAAACAGCGACTTCCCGAAGCTGCGGCTGCAAAGATCCAGGTCGAAGTTGCAGATGCTCTAGCGCTTCCCTATGCAGATGATTCATTTGATATTGCAATGGGTGCGATGTTTCTGCATCACTTTGCTGAGGTAAACGCGATCGCAATTGTACAGGCAATGCAGCGCGTATCTTGTCATGGCATCGTGATCAACGATCTTCATCGTCATCCGCTTGCTTACTATGGAATCTATGCACTGACTCATCTTTTACCTGCATCACCGATGATGCAGAACGATGGACCCTTATCGGTGCTGCGCGGTTTTCAAAAGTCGGAACTAACCGCGATCGCAGAAGCCGCTGGATTGCAGAATTTCTCGCTACGCAGTTACTTTCCTTTTCGCTGGCTATTGACCACGGTGACAGCATGA
- a CDS encoding type III polyketide synthase — protein MYTVLESIGTANPPFKVSQSDLSHFMRRVEGVSPAVRSRMAGIYARSGIDYRHSCLSDYESEPGQFQFYPQNWSLQPTPTTAKRNQYYRHAALEIAERAAQDAIAQSKLQAADLTHLIVVSCTGFSAPGLDIHLIKHLRLSPEINRTLIGFMGCNAAFNGFKMAHSICQSHPQARVLIICVELCTLHFQIEDSIESMVINALFADGAGAAIFSARSLQEAQGQLAYVDGSSVLVEDTLDLMSWTIGNTGFLMGLSSDVPKVIAKHLPSYLKALLDRHNLDQETLDFWAIHPGGRQIVDQIQSGLGLSSGLVCDSYEVLRQYGNMSSATILFILKRLLEKHQAGLGYQNGIALAFGPGLSIEGCLFQQVLESSS, from the coding sequence ATGTACACAGTTTTAGAATCGATTGGCACTGCCAACCCGCCCTTCAAAGTTTCTCAATCTGACTTATCGCACTTTATGAGGCGGGTAGAAGGCGTATCTCCCGCCGTTCGCAGTCGAATGGCGGGAATTTATGCTCGGTCGGGGATTGACTATCGGCATAGTTGCCTCTCGGACTATGAAAGTGAACCTGGACAATTTCAGTTTTATCCTCAGAATTGGTCGCTTCAGCCGACTCCGACAACCGCTAAGCGCAATCAGTACTATCGGCACGCTGCTCTGGAAATTGCAGAACGTGCGGCTCAAGATGCGATCGCACAATCCAAACTTCAAGCCGCAGACCTGACTCACTTAATTGTTGTAAGCTGCACAGGCTTTTCCGCACCGGGACTCGATATTCATTTGATCAAGCATCTCAGATTGTCGCCTGAGATTAATAGAACTCTGATTGGTTTTATGGGCTGCAATGCAGCTTTCAACGGGTTCAAGATGGCGCATTCTATTTGTCAGAGTCATCCCCAAGCGCGAGTCCTAATCATTTGTGTAGAACTCTGTACTCTGCACTTTCAGATCGAAGACTCGATCGAAAGCATGGTAATTAATGCCCTATTCGCTGATGGTGCTGGTGCTGCAATTTTCTCTGCTCGTTCTCTTCAAGAAGCGCAAGGTCAGCTTGCTTACGTGGATGGAAGTAGTGTTTTGGTCGAAGATACGCTCGATTTGATGAGTTGGACGATCGGGAATACAGGTTTTTTGATGGGACTCTCATCCGACGTGCCGAAAGTCATTGCCAAGCATCTACCTAGCTATCTCAAAGCCTTGCTCGATCGACACAACTTAGATCAAGAAACGCTAGATTTTTGGGCAATCCATCCTGGCGGGCGACAAATCGTGGATCAGATTCAGTCGGGGCTGGGGTTAAGCAGTGGCTTAGTCTGCGATTCTTACGAGGTGTTGCGGCAGTACGGCAATATGAGTTCTGCCACGATTTTGTTTATCCTCAAACGGTTGCTAGAGAAGCATCAGGCTGGATTAGGCTACCAGAATGGGATCGCGCTGGCATTTGGTCCGGGATTGTCGATCGAAGGCTGTCTTTTTCAACAAGTTTTAGAATCCTCATCATGA
- a CDS encoding VIT1/CCC1 transporter family protein → MTTPPQIRRYLENWQDEIESAYLYRALAKAEPQPSLAEVYRRLAQTEEDHARVWEDRLIEAGQRVPRREIGWRTRLLALFAKQFGAQFVLPTVNAMEQVDSHTYDQQPEARNTPLAREERSHARLLQTITSSSTTGLEGSVVAQMEGRHRSSTGGNTLRAAVLGANDGLLSNLSLIMGVAGANISERSILLTGFAGLLAGACSMALGEWLSVQSARELYERQIRIERQELEDAPEAEAEELALIYESKGLSAEQARTLADRIIRNPKTALDTLAREELGIDPEELGGSAWMAAITSFCLFAIGAIIPVIPFLFLRGWNAVVGSLCFSAIALFIIGAGITLLTGRSVLYSGTRQILFGFGAAAITYGVGRLIGVSIAG, encoded by the coding sequence ATGACAACTCCACCCCAAATTCGGCGATATCTCGAAAACTGGCAAGACGAGATCGAAAGTGCTTACCTTTATCGCGCGCTTGCTAAAGCGGAACCTCAACCATCCCTCGCAGAAGTTTACCGTCGCTTGGCGCAAACCGAGGAAGATCATGCTCGCGTTTGGGAAGACCGATTGATTGAAGCTGGGCAGCGTGTTCCGCGTCGAGAGATTGGCTGGCGCACTCGACTTCTAGCGCTCTTTGCGAAACAGTTCGGTGCTCAATTTGTTTTGCCGACCGTAAATGCGATGGAGCAGGTCGATAGCCATACCTACGATCAACAGCCCGAAGCACGGAATACACCTTTGGCGCGTGAAGAGCGATCGCACGCACGACTATTACAAACGATTACCAGTAGTTCAACCACCGGACTAGAAGGCAGCGTTGTTGCCCAAATGGAAGGACGACATCGCAGTAGTACAGGAGGAAATACATTACGTGCAGCAGTTTTAGGTGCAAACGATGGACTACTCTCGAATCTCAGCTTGATTATGGGAGTTGCTGGAGCAAATATCTCTGAGCGCTCAATTCTGCTCACAGGCTTCGCGGGATTGTTAGCGGGAGCTTGTTCGATGGCGTTGGGAGAATGGTTATCGGTGCAGAGTGCGCGAGAATTATATGAACGCCAAATTAGGATCGAGCGGCAAGAACTCGAAGATGCCCCCGAAGCCGAAGCTGAGGAGTTGGCGCTAATCTACGAATCAAAGGGATTGTCTGCTGAGCAAGCAAGAACCCTTGCAGACCGCATCATTCGCAATCCCAAAACTGCCCTTGATACCCTAGCGCGAGAAGAATTAGGGATCGATCCAGAAGAGTTAGGTGGCTCAGCTTGGATGGCTGCGATTACATCATTCTGCTTATTTGCGATCGGAGCAATTATCCCCGTGATTCCGTTTCTATTTTTACGCGGGTGGAATGCTGTGGTTGGAAGCTTGTGCTTTAGCGCGATCGCGCTCTTCATCATTGGGGCAGGTATCACACTGCTTACCGGACGGAGCGTCTTGTATTCTGGGACTCGACAGATTCTATTTGGATTTGGAGCCGCAGCAATTACTTATGGAGTGGGACGGTTGATCGGAGTCTCGATCGCTGGCTAA